The following DNA comes from Halalkaliarchaeum sp. AArc-CO.
CGTCGGCGAGCGCGCCGGCAACGTCGCCCTGGAGGAGGTGGCGGTCGCCCTCGAGGAGGGGTACGGCGTCGAGACGGTGGACCTCGAGGGGCTCTACGAGCTCACCCGCAGGGTTGCCGACGTCACCGGTGTCGGCCATCCGCCGAACAAGGCTGTCTGCGGGGCGAACGCCTTCGCTCACGAGAGCGGGATCCACACCGACGGCACACTCAAGGACACCCGGATGTACGAGCCGTATCCGCCCGAACGCGTCGGCCGGGAGCGCCGGCTCGTTCTGGGGAAACACGCCGGACGGGCGGGCGTCAGGGCGGCGCTTTCGGAACACGGCGTCGACACCTCCCAGGAGGATCTCGACGCCGTCGTGGCTCGCGTCAAGGAACTCGGCGACCGGGGCAAACGCGTCACCGACGCCGACCTGCTGGCGATCGTCGAGGACGTCCAGGGGCGAACGCGGGATCGGACAGTGGAACTGCTGGATCTGTCTGCGACCTCCGGGGCAGGGGTGCCGACCGCGTCGGTGCGGCTCCGGATCGGCGACGCCGAGCGCATCGCCGCCGGTACCGGTTCCGGGCCGGTCGACGCGGCCGTCGAGGCGGTCCGGGAGGCGCTCGACGGCGTGGACTTCGATCTCGACTCCTACCACGTGGACGCGATCACCGGCGGGACGGACGCGGTCGTCACCGTCGAGGTCGACATCTCGCGTGGCGATCGGTCGGTGACCGTGTCGGCATCGGAGGCGGACATCACGCGGGCCAGCGTCGACGCCATGGTCGAGGGACTCGATCGGTTGCTCGCGGCGACCGACGACGACGTCCCCGGCGAAGTACCGGTGGCCTCGGACTGAAAACGGCGTCACGAAAACGCATCGGCCCGGCGACGTCGAAACGGACGGAAACGGGACGGGTGGACGAGGAGCCCGAGCGCGACGGGATCGGGAGTGTGGGAGC
Coding sequences within:
- a CDS encoding 2-isopropylmalate synthase, giving the protein MAEKFSGNARDVFGPESFSGEVSLLDTTLRDGEQMPGVSLTPTDKVSIARTLDAVGVSTVEAGSACTSEGEREAIARVAREGLDARVTSFARGVRADVDHALSCDVDGINLVVPASDRHVETKVGTTREAVVDRTRELVEYAKDHDLWVEVLGEDGSRADPAFLERLLSAGIEAGADRICYCDTVGAATPDEVAEAVARLETHGPTGVHTHDDLGLGLANALAGVSAGADFVHATVGGVGERAGNVALEEVAVALEEGYGVETVDLEGLYELTRRVADVTGVGHPPNKAVCGANAFAHESGIHTDGTLKDTRMYEPYPPERVGRERRLVLGKHAGRAGVRAALSEHGVDTSQEDLDAVVARVKELGDRGKRVTDADLLAIVEDVQGRTRDRTVELLDLSATSGAGVPTASVRLRIGDAERIAAGTGSGPVDAAVEAVREALDGVDFDLDSYHVDAITGGTDAVVTVEVDISRGDRSVTVSASEADITRASVDAMVEGLDRLLAATDDDVPGEVPVASD